Part of the Hevea brasiliensis isolate MT/VB/25A 57/8 chromosome 16, ASM3005281v1, whole genome shotgun sequence genome is shown below.
GGGGGCAAGCCTTGTAGTTGGTCTTGCAAACGATTCCCAAACATTATAGATCCTCTCGTTTTAGAGGCACTAGCATGCAGGGAGGCTCTAGTTCTAGCAAAAACGAGAGGTTTCAAGCAAATTATAGTGGAAGGAGACTCTTAAATGTGATTACTGTAGCTCAAAGTGGCTCTCCAAGTGTAATCAGTATTCAGGGCATTATTCAGGATACCTACATTCTTCAGTCAGATTTTATTTCTTGTGTTTTTAAGTATGTCAACAGGAACAGGAACAAAGCAGCTCATGTGTTAGCCAGAAAAAGTCTGCTTGATGATtccttttattacaatcatttgacGCAACGTAACTTTGGTATTTTCTCCTACTCATCTGTTGATCTTTAatgaaagtctacctttggaaaaaaaaagaaaagatattAAATGTTGAGTTAAATAATTTTCAAATGATGtttacaataatttattttatttttaaatatgtcTTTTTCTTCGTTATTATATGTACATGTGGCCAATTTATTAACTATAATTAATACATTGCTtcctttatatataaaaaaatgaaaatatgagtttaaaagtattattaatatatgttataatatttatatataatacatagtattattaatttttttaagtatggaccgtattatttaatattttcatttaatataaataaataaataagttaatatagataaatttttattaaaaaaatacaaagcTAAAAAATCGAGATAGGTAGAATTGATGGTTCAAttgtcaaaattataaataataattgttGACAATGTGaataattttttagatttttataattaaaataaagaaaGTTCGACGAGAACCCAAAAGTTTAAAAAGTGATTTAGTTGAGCATaaatattttattgttaaaattataaataataataataatcgatAGTGAGATTAATCCCACAAAAATTTTAGATTGAAATAAAAGTATTCCTACGATAGTTTGAACAGTCGAGAAGTCACCCAATTGAGGTATAAAAAGGGGGAAATTAGATGAATACAACCAATCGGCACTAAAAAACTTGAGTTTGGTGAAAATAGTGATGAGAGCAACAGTGAATGAATAACTAAAAAGAGAGATTACAGCCTCCAAGGCATAAACAAAGGAAGAGGGCAAAGGCATGGGAGAGAAACAAAGGAAGAGGGCAAAGGCATGGGAGAGAAAGAGGAAAGTAGAgaaataataaagtaataaaaatggCAAATCTTAGGAATTTCAGAGTAATTTACTCTATATGAAATTTATTAGTTACGGTGTCTATGGGTAATTgcgttttaatttaatattttttaattttaataatttaaatctaacttttaaaattgattgtaatattaatttttaaagcaATGTGGCTCTAATAAATCATTATAGCATTTAAATATGACACGACAGGATTTCTAACtttgaagtaaaaaaaaaaggatagttTTTGAAGAAACTAATATCATCACTGCGTTCGGAacattaaaatacaatatatatatatatttgaccaTGTCATCTGTTTGCCTATGAAATGTGGACTCTTATACTTGGATAGGTAGGGAATTGTCATACTACTTTTCATAGTTATTGCACCATTAAGAGATTATATTGAACCattcaaaaaaattatatattacttTTTTCTGATTGTTCTTGTCATTTAGGAAATAATACATGAAAATGATAGGATCGTAATGCCTTGTCAGTTTAAAGTTACCCCTTCATTGTTTCAAAAGATCATAGTTAAAGAATTCTCCTATAGATTCATTGGATCATTTCGAGAATGGTTTtgatatgttataattttctttctaAGAACAATGGAGGTGTCTTTTATATTGACAAACTTGAAATCAGTTTGATATTCATAAACTGAAGTCCCCACCATTTCCGTGTACTGTTTCCTAAATGACAAAAAcaattagaaaaaaataatatagAAATTTCTTAAATGGTTCAAGCTAATTCTTCAATGGTGTAATAACTTAAAAAATATCATCAATCATTATAGTCTATGGCATAGATCACAACCGGTTTCTTCCCTCATTTGATTATaatcatttttctttattttatccaAATTCTACTTATAAACCATTATATCAGACAAACTTTTACCCTCAAACACCATTTCATAATCTTTTCTAAGAAAAGTCTAAACCAAAAGCTTAGTTTTGTTCATCTACTGCTCAACCATAGAATTCCGTCATTCTATCTCTCCATTTGGCTAGAAGAATATCATCAAGAGTGAACCAAGGATCAAAAGTTGGCCTGGAGAGAATCTTATCTAGGTGGAAATATTTTTATTGCTGGAATGAAAATTTGTGATATtactatttaattattgcaatatTTATAAAACTATGTCACTTTGTATAAAAATTGGTAAAAAATTTATAGGGATGGcaattgaaaaaatatatatatataaatggtaACGAGTCAAATTTTTACGGATACTAAAAGTGATTAAACTCTAATAAAAtaagtatatttattatataatcaAGTTTAAGATGGATTTGATTCAAAAAATAATACCTGTGAAGgttttgattcaaattcaatttttatatgtTAATATTTGTAATTCGAatccatttatataaataatacttaattaaacataatatctattttttataataatatttataatttttatgtattttattttaaataaaatataaattaaatattttatggacttattaaaattttaaaatataaattattaacaaataaataatttttatataaattattaattaaaaaatataaaattaaacgagTTCGAGTATTTTTTGAATTAAGTCGTATTTGTACGAGTTTGGATAATTGAGAATATAATTATTAAACACAGTTTGGAGATTGACTTGATCGAAAGACTAGATTAACGGGTTACTAATTCAAAAAATGGGTcactaaaaaattaattaaatattatacttattaatataattaaataattttaatcaactaaattttatttttggaatCAATATTTCaacatttattaaattatatttatatatatataataacaatattgttaatatttataaaatattaattatatattaaaaaaaataacatacattttaacaaattttttctattactataaatgaaaaaattataggtaagtaatattttatttatttactaaatacaaatctaaatattaaaatatcaatataatttatgtttttgaaaatttaaaattagaaaattttaaatCCATCGGGTTAaagaattattaaattaatagttCATTGATCAACTACTAGGTTATCAAATTTTTTTCAAGTCAATTCTTGATCTGGTTCAATAAGAGAACCAACTTGATTTTATATATAGGTCGTTAAATGGACCCATCAGACTCGAGCCAATTTAAAAACAAATGATCAATAACAAATTTTAATCAAGTTAAGgataaattcaaattttgaaaatattaataagTTTAGATATATGATTTTCACAATTACATATTGTGATCCCTAATTTAAACATCGAATAGTTTAAGTTTAATATGAGTAATGGAGCGATTATATACGAAAATTTGtgcaatattaataatttaaaaataaattaaacaaattaattaaatattaatagacATGTTTCTTATATATAATAAGTTAATACACTACAATTAATTGATAAaagattatatttattaatttaatattaattcttaaacaaattaattacataatataaatttaatattattgaatAATATATTGCAATATTAATATCATAattaatatgtatttaatgtttagtacataatatttaaaatagtaCGATAATTAAGCACAAGTGTAAATGAAATAAGTCGAGCCAAATTTTTGAAGAATTCAGGCTTagttcattaaaattaatttttttaaactcAAACTTAACTTATATTGAACTCGAGTTAAATATTTATAAGTTCAAATTTAACTCgtttagaaaataaattttaaataaattgaatcaaactaaattttttatcGGACTGATTTTTTAGCAGCTCGActcaattatataataaattttagatttagagTTATAAAATTTAAACTACATAATTGAATGAACTTTAAATAAATTAAGCCAAATTAAAGTTTTATTGAATTGAATCCCAAGTAACTCGCAAGTAACTCGACTCAATTATAAAGTGAGTTTTAGGTTTAGAACTATGGAGTTTAAAATACgtagttttaattaattttttttataaaaaaaattaatttttattaaaaaattaaatttaaattataaatatctgtaatcaataaatatattttatatattatatattgattgtattataattttaaataatgatatatatttaatgtatttataaataaatatttataatataataaaacataataattaatataaatatttttataaatatatttatttatgactttgctCATAATTTTAACATGTCAAATACTATAAAATTCGAAATTAATATATctattaaacaaatttaaaaatcaaaCTCGATTTGAATTGAATCGAGCTTCTAGCAACTTGCGAATGGTTTGTTCACTTACAATTCAACTTTAAATTTTAAACTATCATGTTATGTCTGAGATGGATGCtttgaaagaacaaaaaaaagtGCTTGGTCCAATAGGCATATTCAAAGAAAGTCGCCGTGTTCACACCCTTGCAGTGGATAATTTTATACCCAAGACAAATTTACCAGCTCATTAAGCTTGTCTCTTGCGACCTAACCAAGGAAAGCTATAGCGCTCAAAGGCCATTAAAGGAAAGCCTGTCTTCACTCCTCACCCTGTATATAGATAAGCCTCGCTCACACATATTTCTATTTGCaagaagggaaagaaaagaacACGTCTCTCTAAAGTCGCCAGCTGCTTCATTCTAAAGACGCCACACGTTCAAATGGAGTaaagaaatttttttatttaaattaatttattataaaataaaaaaaaattataagattatttattaaatatataaatttttaatatttacattttatgtttataatgaattaagtttaaataatttttttttgaaattaaaaataatatatatatatatatgcgaaGAAGGAAAATTGCAACGCAGCTGTAGAAATATTGCATAGAAGAAAGTGAAGTGAAGAGAAGATAAGAGGGCAAGAAGTAGAACCACAAGGCGTGCAGTTTTTGACATATCTATTGCGTAGCTCTACCGGTCTATTTAAAGAGATTTTCATCATCAACTCCAATACTTGCTAGCTAGGCATCCCctgctctctctctcactctctttcTCTCTGTCGTCTCTTACTTCAATACCTTATTCTCCTGTGTCTTCAAAATGCACAATTACAATCTAAAACCTCTGGTTATTGCCCTTGTTATAATTCATGCTTACTTTGGTGTTACGACAAAAGGGCAACTGCGAGTTGGGTTCTACTCCCAGACATGCCCATTTGCAGAATCTATTATCCGCAATGCTGTTCAAACAGCCGTTTCTGTTGACCGCCAAATTGCTCCAAGATTGCTCAGGCTTTTGTTCCACGACTGCTTTGTTCAGGTCCCTGATCACTCCACAACAGTAAATCTAACACTACAAGATTTCAGTCGATATTTTGATGgattttttttctcaatttttgtcatagGGCTGTGATGGGTCAATTTTGCTAGAGAATGGTGAAACTAGTGAGAGAAATGCAAAAGGGAACTTGGGCCTTGCAGGATTTGAAGTGATACATAATGCCAAGGCACAATTGGAAGCCACTTGCCCTGGAGTGGTTTCATGTGCAGACATTGTGGCTTTAGCTGCCCGTGATGCTGTTGCCTTGGTACTTGATTCATATTATAAAACGGAGAAATATATGTTATTACATACTTTAATGCTTCTGCCATTGATGTTCTGCCTCTGCAGACTGCTGGGCCATTTTATGGTGTTCCAACTGGGAGGAGAGATGGTCGAATTTCAAATATTCAACTCGCTGCCAATTTGCCAGATGTTGATGACTCAATTGAGCTTCTCAGGTCTAAGTTCAGAGAGATGGGCCTTTCAGATAAAGAACTTGTCCTTCTCAGTGGTGGTATGTATATATGCTTACATTCTCCATTACATTAATTCTCAACATATAAAATTATCTTAAATCTAAAGAATTGTTTCAGGTGGGCATACAATTGGAACTTCTGCGTGCTTCTTCATGCCAAAGAGACTGTACAACTTTACTGGTCATGGTGACTCTGATCCTGCAATCAATTCACAATTTCTGCCACAGCTTAAAGCTCAATGCCCTCTCAATGGAGATGTAAATGTTCGACTACCTCTTGACTTGTCCTCTCAATTCACATTTGACGATCATATCTTCCACAACATCAGAAATGGGTTTGCTGTGCTAGCATCTGATGCTAGGCTTTATGATGACAAGAACACTAGGCAGGTACTCGATTCCTATGTTGGCTTTACGAATAGACGCCCGTCTTTTAAAGCTGATTTTGCTGTAGCAATGGTGAAGTTGGGGAATATTGGTGTTAAAACAGGTTCAGAAGGAGAGATTAGACGAGTTTGCAATTCTGTTAATTAGTTGCAGAACTAGCTTGGCTACTTGTAGCTCATATTCAAtggtattaaattaaaattttcaatctaAATTAGGACACAATTattttaaacaataataaaaaaaaacataattaTACGCCATtaagtaaaaagaaaaataaattctaTAAGAAAGGCTATCCCAATCAGCAACTATGAAGCTAGGAGTGTGAATCGTTGATTATTTCGATGAGAACAAGTTGGTCTAGCGGTGgatagtaataataaaaatttttatttatgattattgatttgattatttttatttaataattattaataatatattattaataattattatttttataattttttaataatatttaatttataattattattttattaatattaacttatatttattattttttataaataaaaaattattaatatatttttattaatattttattaaataattaatagtataaaatatatattttattttttcaattaatttgttcataattgattaaatttttttaatttctgtgAATTTTAATTTTCTCTCAACTCCTGTTgaattcaattaatatttttaaatacagttaataatttaattaactaaaaaattaattaagttaactaAATATTCATCCGATGTAAAGTTATCTCTAACGTGTCCTCTTTCTTCTATTTAATAACTATTATATTAGATGTGATTATAAAGAAAttgatttaatataaaaataaatttaataattatgaaattaaatatttatatttttttaaaaaaattaaatatttacattaaaatttttactttcattatattcattttaattaatttacacaAATTTTCatcatattaaatttattttaacataaaaaatgagaaaaatgttTTTTCAAACGGTTTTAACATTCGTATAAACGTCGACGTTTCAGTTTCCCTCACTTCGATTCTCCGCTTCCCTAGCCGGTGCCAAGCAGTTGTCTTGTCCTTAGCGCGCTTGCTGAGAGAAACCATTCGTAGCTCCAAACGTACCCCATGGGAAGCTTAAACAACAACAGAGCTAGAATCTTCACTGCTCACCACCATGATCCACCTTGCACTCGCAACCACCAGATAGGCGCCATCCTTCTAGTCGCCGCCACCTTCTTCCTCACTCGCCTATTCGACCAGTCATTTCCTCCCTGCACTACCTACTCCTTCGACCACCACCTCGCATCCCAATCGCAGAGCCTTGTTCATGTAACCGACGGCGGATCTCTCTCCTGGCCTCAGCGAGGCTACGGGACATACCTTTCTCTCAAAATCTACGTCTACGAGGAATACGAGATTGATGGATTGAAAGAGCTCCTTCGCGGCAGGGAGGGAAAAATCTCCGCCGACTCTTGCATTAAGGGGCAGTGGGGCACGCAGGTAATTTACCTGCAGATCATTGTGCTATATCATTCTGAAGTAAAATCATGAAAATTGGTTGTAGATTGATGCCTATAATTAGAATTAGCAGCTAATAAGGCTATGTTAATGATACATTACGATTTTAGGTTAAAATACACAGGCTACTTCAAAAATCAAGATTCAGAACGAGAAAGAAAGAGGAAGCTGATTTATTCTTCGTGCCGGCGTATGTTAAATGTGTTCGAATGATGGGTGGGCTTAGCGATAAAGAGATTAACCAGACTTACGTGAAGGTAAAGCTTTACCTGCCACttctattttctttaatttttaatagcTTAATGCCTTTTTCCCCGCTTTTCAAAATGTTGTTAATTGTAGGTGTTAAGTCAAATGCCATATTTTAGACGATCTGGAGGCCGCGACCACATATTTGTCTTCCCCAGGTATGGAGTAATATTAGTTGAAACTTGTAAACAGCAAATTGATTGGAGATTGTGAAGTACAAATGCTTGCCTTGAGAAACATGCGGTACAAATTTAAATCTCTTACCATTTTTTCAATATCCTCATCAAGGATGTTGAGAAAAATTCGATTTCTTGTGGTGTGAAATGATTCTTGATTGGAAACAGTTATTATTCTTTGTTGTTTTGTCATGATTCAATGAAAACACATTGTATTTGGCTTCTTTAAGGGGAGAATTCTGATTTTAGTGGTGTATGAGACTCATCACTCATGATAAATgtcctttttctattatttacttTGATTTTACCTTTCCTTTTTTCCTCTACAAGTTTTATTTAGTGAAAAATGTGGAAGATTTTGCTCTAAGAAAAGATAAAGTTCAAGTTTGTATTGATTCTCCATCAGCACAACTGCCAAAGTGTTGTGCTTAGATTTTCCTTTTTCAAATTAAGTATAAGAAaatgaagggaagaagaagaacagaAACAGGACTTTTGTAAGATAGTTACATCAGAAAAAAGACATGGAGGTAGATGGTTTCATAGTGATTTGCCATTCTCATGGTTGAATGATAATGCTCAACCAGTTGATAATTAATAAAGTTTTGGTGTTGAGTTTTGTTTCCTGCATCTgattttatgcaaattttattaGTTTTCTTGCCAGTAATGCATATCATATGTGCCTGTTTTTGCTTGATTGTAGTGGTGCAGGAGCTCACTTATTTAGATCATGGGCAACATACATTAATCGTTCCATAATTCTTACTCCTGAGGTATGATTCATACTTCTGAACATGCTTAGTAAAGTATAAGCTTTTCCTTTTCCATTTTTTTGGGTGGGGCATGGGAGGAAGCTTTGATGGGAAGTAAAGAGGAGGTTTGGAAAATTCTCATTTGGTATTGCTATTAGGTATCAAATCAGCTTCTAATGACAGAAATCTTAGTGTGGATTTAATTTGGGGCCTCAGGTTTAGTTTTAAAACCAGTGTCAAAGCATGTAGTTCCCTTAGTGAGGTGAAAAACACATTATAATTGACTTTGGATTAAATCTGAAAATGATGATCTATAGTACTTGGTTTATTTCAAATGGTAAAACTATGTGCGTTATCCTATTGTTTTTATTTCTTTAGATAGCTTTGTGATCCTCTTTGTTCCATTACTGGGTCATTAGAGCTCtgtttctctttttctctcaTGCAGGACAAATTTGTTGTCTTTTTGTTGCATTTATagtctgttccatttgttattttgatgTTGCATTGATGAATGTTAAAAGTATATTAGTTAATCATGCTACAAGATCTTGTGAACTCAATGAATTTCATTTGATAGCTTATCCGTATACTTGCTCTCCTTGTACtctaataatttgacttaaagAATGCTGCTTTTGTGTTAGCTTAGGGGGATCGGACTGATAAGAAAGACACAAGTGCTTTTAATACATGGAAAGATATCATTATTCCTGGCAATGTTGATGATGGGATGACCAAAAGAGGAACTATTGTGGTTCAACCTTTGCCATTATCAAAGAGGAAGTACTTGGCAAACTATTTAGGTCGTGCACAAGGAAAAATTGGCCGTCTTAAGTTAATTGAGCTTGCAAAGCAATATCCAGATAAGGTGTGTTCTCTTCTATGAGTGACTTCCTGATTGTCAGAATGATTATCTCCGTGTGCTGAAATGTTGGTTGATTTATTTGAGGTATCAATATGGACTTGAATTGAGGCACACATTCTTTGTTATGAATAAGCTTTTCTTTCCATCCTTTATTTCCCCATCTGGACATGGACAATGGTGAATGAAACATTAAACATGTTTAAATTCACCTAACTAATGAGAAGTAAAATCaagtcaaatataaattattactaCCATGCTTAATGGATGATCATGCTTTctctattttgaattttttttgaaCGTATATTTTTTTCGGCACAGATGTTATATTAAATCTATAATACTTCTTTATTGCATGCTTTTTTGAATACATTGGCAGCAACATTAATCAGTGATTTAACTGGTAAGTTGTGCATATTGCTTGTGCTTATGTTTTCCTAAGGCAGTCAACACTGATCTTTGAAGTTCATGGGTTGTAAGGCTTAGTCAATTACTATATACGCTTGTAACCTTGTAGTTTTGCATGCATTTGCAGTGACATTTATTATGTGGTATAACATATGCGCCATGACATTGTGAACAGTTGGAATCTCCAGAATTGAAGTTTAGTGGCCCTGACAAGCTTGGAAGGATGGAATATTTTCAACACCTGAGGAATGCTAAATTCTGCCTCGCTCCACGCGGAGAGTCTTCTTGGACACTTCGCTTTTACGAGTCCTTTTTtgtggtctctctctctctctctctctctctctcacaagtCCCAAACACGCACACATACACACAGCGGCCAAGTgacattatattatatttttgtgAAACAGGAGTGCGTCCCAGTTGTATTATCAGATCAAGCGGAGTTGCCTTTTCAAAATGTGATTGACTACACCCATTTTTCAATCAAATGGCCGTCTACTCGAATAGGTCCTGAACTTTTGGACTACCTAGAATCAATACCAGGTCAAACTCAACAAACTTCTTGTGTCATTAGCATACTGCGATCATGCAATTGAACTTTGGTTTATGTTTCAGATGAAGATGTGGAAAGGATGATAGCCAGGGGGAGACAAATTaggtgtgtatgggtatatgcccCAGAGTCTGAGCTTTGTTCTGCAATGCAAGGAATATTATGGGAATTGCAGAGAAAAGTAAGGGAATTCCACCAATCAGCTGAGACATTCTGGTTGCACAATCGAACTATTGTGAACCGAAACTTTGTTGAATTCTCTAGTTGGAAACCCCCCATTCCTTTGCCTTGATTTTTCATGGAATTTTATACTTACCCGTAAATCGGGGTACTTCACATCTTCAATTCTTTTATTTTGCCTGTAAGCTTTATCAATGCTTGTCTAGCGCCACTAATTCACTGGTTGTAGAACAAGTTTTTCATTTTCTTTAGGGAAATTAATTTGTATGTCATGTATAGGCATCCCAGACAGTGTGTACAATAGAGAGAAATTGTTAATGATCACACTGGTTATTGTAACTTTGCTGAATTACATTTGCAAATTAATTTTCGTGAGTCTCTGTTTATTTtactcaattttttaaaaaaaataataatcaaaattaaattgataaatggaaaatttgaattttatcggtttaattttttttattttaaccaaAACTTATAATGTGACAGTCATCGATAAGTCCGGTCCATGAGTGGGGACATGAACCGGGCAATGCCAGAAATTTCCCTATTTTTGAGGCTGTAAATTTATTTCTCAATTCGGAAGCATGCTATAAAAATGCGCCACGTATAAGGGCAGAATTGCATATTTTTATCACATAGAATCCAAAATGCGCACGGTAATTGGACCACGTCCACAGAAAGACCAACATTGAGCTCCTGCTTTAATTTCTACACAATTCCTTCAGTACCAAGTGTGGCTACTCTGCGCTTTCTCAGaactaaaagaaaacaaaaaagcaTATCGACTTTTTTGTTTCAAGGAATATTTGTGTTCTTTGATCTGCTGGAGAGTTTGCAGATATTGATATTGTTGTTTCTCAGAGTCT
Proteins encoded:
- the LOC110673346 gene encoding peroxidase 43 isoform X1; amino-acid sequence: MHNYNLKPLVIALVIIHAYFGVTTKGQLRVGFYSQTCPFAESIIRNAVQTAVSVDRQIAPRLLRLLFHDCFVQGCDGSILLENGETSERNAKGNLGLAGFEVIHNAKAQLEATCPGVVSCADIVALAARDAVALTAGPFYGVPTGRRDGRISNIQLAANLPDVDDSIELLRSKFREMGLSDKELVLLSGGGHTIGTSACFFMPKRLYNFTGHGDSDPAINSQFLPQLKAQCPLNGDVNVRLPLDLSSQFTFDDHIFHNIRNGFAVLASDARLYDDKNTRQVLDSYVGFTNRRPSFKADFAVAMVKLGNIGVKTGSEGEIRRVCNSVN
- the LOC110673346 gene encoding peroxidase 43 isoform X2 gives rise to the protein MHNYNLKPLVIALVIIHAYFGVTTKGQLRVGFYSQTCPFAESIIRNAVQTAVSVDRQIAPRLLRLLFHDCFVQGCDGSILLENGETSERNAKGNLGLAGFEVIHNAKAQLEATCPGVVSCADIVALAARDAVALTAGPFYGVPTGRRDGRISNIQLAANLPDVDDSIELLRSKFREMGLSDKELVLLSGGGHTIGTSACFFMPKRLYNFTGHGDSDPAINSQFLPQLKAQCPLNGDVNVRLPLDLSSQFTFDDHIFHNIRNGFAVLASDARLYDDKNTRQFPSLRFSASLAGAKQLSCP
- the LOC110673359 gene encoding probable glycosyltransferase At5g25310 — protein: MGSLNNNRARIFTAHHHDPPCTRNHQIGAILLVAATFFLTRLFDQSFPPCTTYSFDHHLASQSQSLVHVTDGGSLSWPQRGYGTYLSLKIYVYEEYEIDGLKELLRGREGKISADSCIKGQWGTQVKIHRLLQKSRFRTRKKEEADLFFVPAYVKCVRMMGGLSDKEINQTYVKVLSQMPYFRRSGGRDHIFVFPSGAGAHLFRSWATYINRSIILTPEGDRTDKKDTSAFNTWKDIIIPGNVDDGMTKRGTIVVQPLPLSKRKYLANYLGRAQGKIGRLKLIELAKQYPDKLESPELKFSGPDKLGRMEYFQHLRNAKFCLAPRGESSWTLRFYESFFVECVPVVLSDQAELPFQNVIDYTHFSIKWPSTRIGPELLDYLESIPDEDVERMIARGRQIRCVWVYAPESELCSAMQGILWELQRKVREFHQSAETFWLHNRTIVNRNFVEFSSWKPPIPLP